TGGTGTGATGGTGGCTCGCGGCGATCTCGGTGTCGAAATACCGACCGAGGATGTGCCACTCATTCAAAAGCTGTTAATCGGCAAATGCAATCAAGCTGGTAAGCCAGTGATCACAGCAACACAAATGCTGGAATCGATGATGACTAACCCTCGCCCCACTCGTGCCGAGGCCAGCGACATCGCCAACGCCATTATGGACGGAACAGATGCCATTATGCTCAGCGGAGAAACAGCATCAGGCCATTACCCTGCCGAAGCCGTCAATACCATGCAGAAAATTGCCTTACGCACTGAACAGAACCTAAAATATCAGGCATTACGCTCTAGCGAGATGAAGACACAACATACAACAACAGCTGCAATCAGCCATGCCAGCGCCCAAATTGCGCACGAATTAACGGCATCAGCCATTATCACAACCACTCAATCCGGCTACACGCCACGCATGATTTCCAAATACCGGCCTGACAGCCCTGTCATTGCGGTGACACCCAGCCCAAAAACAGCTCGACAGGTTCAGCTTTTATGGGGTGTTTATCCGGTCGTATATCAAGTATCGCCGAATTCTGATCAAATGGTTGACGAAAGTGTTCGGGCCGCCTTATCGGCAGGGTTGGTACAAACGGGAGATCTGGTTGTCGTTACTGCTGGAGTACCTGTCGGCACACAAGGAACAACCAACATGATTCGGGTTCATCTTGTTGCCGATGTACTGCTCCGCGGTCAAGGCATTGGTGAACAGGCAGTGACTGGTAAAGTATGCGTAATCAATTCGCCAAATGTTCTCCAAGATTACTCACCTGGAGATGTTCTGGTTACAACTGGGATTGATGAAACCATTGCTTCCTACGCAACAAAGGCTGCTGCAATCATTACTGAAGAGGGTGGGCTTTCTTCCAATGCTGCCATTATCGGCATCAATTATAATTTACCTGCCATTGTTGGCGCGGCTGGCGCTGTCGATATTCTCAAAAACGGCACAATTGTTACAGTAGATGCCTCGCGCGGTTTGGTTTATGCTGGGAAAACCAATGCCAGATAAGACTGCTGCAACTTAACGTACATGAAAACTAAAGTAAGAGGGGATCCCAGGCGGAAATTACCGCTGACGGGTCCCCTCTTACTTTAGTCCTGCTATGGGCCTAACGATTTACTAGCACTCACTCAGAGCGCTCTCTTGAAGCTCTTTTCCAAAACTTCTTTGATACTGCTTTCCTTAAAAGGTTTACAGACATAATCAGTTGCCCCGCTGTCTAAAGCATCTTTAACAAAACTGCCTTGACTCATTGCCGTTACCATGATTACCTTAGCCTGGCTATTGCGGGCTTTAATTTCTTTTAAAGCACAGATGCCATTCATGCGTGGCATAGTGATATCAAGAAAAGTTAAGTCAGGCTGCAATTCTTGGAATTTTTCAATGGCTTCGATACCGTCGGCTGCTTCGCCGACAACAACACCGCCCAATGATTCTACAAGATTTTTTAATTTATAACGCATAAAAAGTGAATCATCTACAATTAAGACTCGGTTATCCATTTCTATCCCCACATAGTAATGACCACCTATTCGCTGAATGGATCGAATCAGGAAGTCATCATGATCTTAGTTTATTTCAGCAGCTCAGCATTGTCTGATGAACCAAAGTTCTTCAGTACATGAATAGACCATTCCCTTAAGACTTCTTGAGCAGCTGCAACTCCGTACGGTTTAGCAGTTCTTGATATAAGAAAGAGTACCGGCCACATGACCGATACTCAAAGCATGCACTCAAGCAGTCATTGAAAGTCATTCTTATTTATAGCATATCCCGAACACCATCACTTTGCTATTACGCAGCAAGTAAATTTTTCAGGCAAAAAACATAGATCTCTCATCCAAAGCAGATAATATGTACCGTGCTCTCTCTAATATACACAGCTTGAGGCTGAAATCACTTCTCTGAAATCATTTCAATTTGGCTTTACTGATCTGGTAAAGCTTAATAGCGATAGAAATCGCAACCTTCGTGTCAACCGAATCGATGGACTTTTCGAGGATTTTCTCAATGCGTATTTTCCGGTAATAAACCGATTTAGGATGAAGACATACTTTATTTGCTGCTTCTTGCAGGCTGTTACTTTGTACAATGGCTTCCAGCGTAGACATTAATTTTATTTCTTTTCTTTGATCATACTCAATTAAATTGCCAATAGTCTCTTCAACAAATTCATTCGCAGCCTCTTCCTTACCAAACCTGGCCAAGAACTGCAAAATTCCAATGTCTTTATAATGACAGATTCCTTTTAGCGGATTGGATTCACCCTGGCATTCGGCTGCTAAAACAGCACTCCAGGCCTGCCGGTAACTTTTTCGCAAACTCTCCGGGCCTGTCTGCCTGCTGCCTACGCCGATTACAATAGGAACATTCGAATTATACTGCATAACCTTTTCCTGCAGCCGGTAAACAGCCTGTAAATCAGTTTCCCTTTCACCATTTGATGAACCTTGATATAGTACACCGATATCGTCACCACAATCCCAAACAAGATACTCTAAGTCACGGCCGAGTATCTCAATCAAGCTGTTCTTAAGATTGCGGCGGCTGTTATATTCGGCATCTCCCATTGATCGA
The Sporomusaceae bacterium FL31 genome window above contains:
- the pyk_2 gene encoding pyruvate kinase translates to MISTQKKTKIVCTVGPSTDKPGILAAMIESGMNVARFNFSHGTHADHAKRITLVREAANKAGKHIALMLDTKGPEMRIGKFAENKVMLVAGQSFTLTGQDIIGTTEMVSVNHKNLAREVSPGTKILLSDGLIELMIDNIEGDAIITTVLNSGEISNNKRVAVPGVCINLPPVSEQDQADILFGVEQGMDCIAASFIQQPSDVLAIRRILENAKVHMAIIAKIENAPGVTNIDDILKVADGVMVARGDLGVEIPTEDVPLIQKLLIGKCNQAGKPVITATQMLESMMTNPRPTRAEASDIANAIMDGTDAIMLSGETASGHYPAEAVNTMQKIALRTEQNLKYQALRSSEMKTQHTTTAAISHASAQIAHELTASAIITTTQSGYTPRMISKYRPDSPVIAVTPSPKTARQVQLLWGVYPVVYQVSPNSDQMVDESVRAALSAGLVQTGDLVVVTAGVPVGTQGTTNMIRVHLVADVLLRGQGIGEQAVTGKVCVINSPNVLQDYSPGDVLVTTGIDETIASYATKAAAIITEEGGLSSNAAIIGINYNLPAIVGAAGAVDILKNGTIVTVDASRGLVYAGKTNAR
- the cheY_3 gene encoding chemotaxis protein CheY; amino-acid sequence: MGIEMDNRVLIVDDSLFMRYKLKNLVESLGGVVVGEAADGIEAIEKFQELQPDLTFLDITMPRMNGICALKEIKARNSQAKVIMVTAMSQGSFVKDALDSGATDYVCKPFKESSIKEVLEKSFKRAL